The genome window GGTATGGATGCTGGTATTGCTACAGGATTTCTGGTATTTTCCtgtctttcttcttctgtgattcCTCATCAATCTGTGGTGATCTAATGGCCTAAACTTAGGCAAAACAAAGTTTGTTGAAGCCATCCTATTTGCCTGTTTGTTTAGACTGATTCTGAATTGAAGGTATGGATTGGTGCTGAGGGTGATGACCTCTTCAGAAACAGAAAGATATTGGTTAGGTTCTGCCACTGAGCACAGGCTTCCATACTCATTATTTGTTCCAATTTTAAAAAGATACTTCTCAGGGAATCCCTCAAATGGCTGGTTTATTGGCCCCACAACCTGGAAAGGTAGGGAAAAGTTTGTATTTAAACTCAATTTACATAACtttttaataatacagtatgCATGTTTGTCTAAATGCACAGAATTACCTTCACGATGGCTTTTTCGGTGGCTGGGTCCCGCTCCACTACCGGATAATACATATTTTCTTTCAGCTTGAAACAGAATGCCATCACGACACTTTTGTCTTGCCTTGGCACCTTGTACACAGTCACTGCATCATTAAGAGACATTACAAAGAACAATTTCTAATTGTAAATAATGCTGTAGATACCAAATAGTAATGACAACAGATATTACTGAGGTGTTAtgacacaaataaataataaatattattggTATTAATGATTTTATGAATAAGAATTTCTTTGCTTACAGCCAGGTGCAGATCTCTGTGAACTTTTAACAACTAACTGGTGAGTCCCGGCGGGCCTCTTTGGCTCAATCTTGGCGTATTTCCCACCACTGACCTCTAAATATGCTGTGACTTGCTCATGAGTTACCATGTTTCTGTAGGTTAGAATTggacacacgtacacacacatttacataagtcaACATAAGTTAAGTAACAAGACAAGTAACAATGTCCCAGATCAATTCTCAATGCCTAAAACATCAATATTCACTTTGTGCCTCAGATAAGGGTACCACTGCAGCTGAAGAACCTAAGCTCAACACCTCAGTCAGTGGCCACAGCACTACCAAGACCTGCACTCATAAAATATCTAAAGCATATGTTCACCAGGAAGGTCTAGACAAAAGCAGCCATGATTGGAAAATGATAATCTGCTCAAATGTCTCACGCCAGGTAGATCATCTGCTGGGAGGAAATACAATCTCTTTAGGAACCTATAACTCTTAATCCAAATCCAAAGATCCAAAGACATTCAATGTAGCATCATTTAGTTCTGTTGTAACGACTCTCTTGCCCTGACCTTTCAAACCTTTGTGTTGGAAGATTTTACTTgtacaatcatttaaaaataatgtcaCAAATAGTGTTATTTGTATTGCTTCAAATGTCAGATGGAAGGTTGCATATTTATGACATTCATTTAATACCTTCAGAAACATAGTATAGGCGTGTATAATTATTCATACAATCCTTTTTTTATGACCCATggtaacattttaaatttaaaggTACACTGAGTTAATAGCAAAAGCCGCTCTCCaggcacttttttgttttgatagTGTGAACAGTATGTCAATAGTACAGCAATCAGAGATCTGAGTTATCATGTCTTTTTAAGTGGTGCCAAGTGAAAGTTGGCTTGaaattcatctctctctctctctctctctctcacacacacacacacacacacacacttgctgaaAAAAGCTATAGAAACTATCACAGAAATTTTAATGGcttcactacaaataccattgcaaaccatcagctaaccattaaaaccattaccattatcatTATTGATCCTTAATGgaatccactagacataacatgccaccaatagaaggcaacaaattaacAGTAGAGACCAACAGGggccattacagtttccattaaaaccaatacaattaccattataaccattaaaaccattacaaattctatgaattTGAAATTGAAATCTATTCAAATTCtatggtttctattgggttgttgtttttttaagcagagATAGTTGCTGCTCAAAGTCTTAATCAACGATAAGACGTTATTAACGTGTGTTAATAGCGTGTAAGAGAACACTGACCTGGCTTATGTGGAAGATTCTCTCAGTGAAAAAGAGCACGCGCAGCTTCAGCCGTTCAGGTGACTTGCAAAACAGCGCGTGCTTCGTGGTTTAAAAAGTGCACGCAGCCCACGCAGCCCACGCGCTCCCGCCCCTGTCAGCCTACCACCAACACCTCATCTGCAGGTAGAGATGTTTAAGGTTGTGCCTTCATCCGTGGATgctcgtggacgtccacttcacACTTCCGGTCTTTTTGAATTCGTTACTAAGTTCGgcagcagtgtagtgtgtgatgtgctcacaatgtttcctgttaaactcCATCACAACCTcacgacagcttcccgatccagccatgagactGATTTCAacacgttcttcttttgtcaaagacgTTCTGAAAGACTATctgaacaaatatatatatacataatataaattatatatatatatatatatatatatatatatatatatatatatatatatatatatatatatatatatatataaataaagtatgaAAACATTTGTAAGATaatttgctaaaaagtgtttatttcccTTATGTATTCAGACTTTTGCGacaccctatatatatatatatatatatatataccgaaCAACCATTACATTACAAcctaatatccatccattttctgtaccgcttatccttactgggtcatggggaacctgtgTGGTACCTTGTGGGTATgaagcacaaggcgggggacaccctggacagggtgccaattaaAACCTAATATTCTGCCTAATATTGTTAGGTTCCACTTGTGGcaacaaaacagctctgatccatcgaggcatggactctacaagacctctgaaggtgtgctgtggtatctggcaccaagacaacGCCCTGTAAGTTTTGAGGTGGAgtctccatggatcagacttgtttgtccagcacgtcctgcagacgctcgatcggattgagatcaaaggaatttggaggccgagtcaacaccttgaactctttgtcatgttcgtcaaccattcctgaacaatttttgttcaggaatgtttaggtaggtggtacgtgacaaaataacatccacatgaatgccaggacccaaattttcccagcagaacattgcccagagtatCATACTGCCTCCGCTggtttgccttcttcccatagtgcatcctggtgccgttCCCCAGGAAAACGACGTGCACGCACccggctgtccacatgatgtaaaagtaaTAAGTTTTCCCAACCAGGCACAGACAGATAAAGCACCTCACTGTTTTACATACCTTCCCAAATAACATTTGCTCGTATTTCTATGACTTCCTGAAAaccatatatggagttgttcctGTCTTCATTTATATGCTTCCTGTTTTAAGCAAATACACCCGTCTATCTGGCCAATTaatagttaacccattgtctctgttgtgtgtcaagcatgatatatactctgcctttctttgaataaatgagaGAACTCTTCCAAGACCTTGGTGTGGGAAATGTGTGGCAGGGCAAGGGCACCGTCTTTTTGTGTACTTTCACTGTTCCCCTTCTTAAAAATCGTAACCTGAAGATTCCCAGTTCctaacaaaaagaaaacgtggttcatcagaccaggcctccttcttccattactccatggtccagttttgATGCTCACATGCAAATTGCAGgtgctttcagtggtggacaaGGTTTAGCAttggcactctgaccagtctgtggctacgcagcaagctgtgatgcattgtgtgttctgacacatTTCTATCATAGTCAGCATgaaccttttcagcaatttgtgctacagtagctcttctgtgggatcggaccagacggactAGCCTTCACTCACcacgtgcatcaatgagccttgggagCCCGTGACCCTATCGGCGGTGACCCTGTCCACtattggtaggtactaaccactgcatactaggaacaccccacaagccCTGCtgctggagatgctctgactcaATGGTCTAGCTGTCACAGTTTGGCCCTTGACCACAATTTGACTTATAAATTCCACAGAAATCCTGTCATATCACATGCTCCCATGTTTCATGTGAATGCTGTAGCAAAGTGATTGGAATGTTTACACTGGCCATTGATAACATGTGGCAGTAGTGCAGTTTGCAGGCTGGGTTtagcatttcagaaactgctgatcaccTGGGATTATCATCAAGAAccatctctagagtttacaaaaaaaaggaacactATAGTAATCAAATatctctttacaaccatggtgagcagaaaagcatctcaggatgcacaacatgtcaaacatTGAGGCAGAATCCAACAGCAAAATACCACACCAGGTTCCACTccagtcagccaagaacaggaatctgaaccTATATGGGAACAAACTCAGTGAAAGTGGCCAGTTGAAGATTGGgaaaatgtagcctggtctgatgaatctcagtTTCTGCTAATAATACAGATCAACAGCATGAATGCATGAACAGTTCaaataagcaaaataaatattaagattataaaataaaaatatatacttatataatgAATCAATCCAGTCTGattaccacaaaaaaaatatttattttattctggaagtgtacattataaatatacatcactAAAAGGTCAATCAAATGGAGCCTACCAGAGCCACTTACACAAACATCTAACATCCTGTTCTCTGTTttatcttcaggacagactCAAGGAATTAACAAGTGACTAATGTTGCTTCAGGTTTGTCCCATATGGGTGTGTGACACTGGTTACTCTTATCTctggttggtgtgtgtggtcTTTTATGTTCTTTTATGTTCTGATAAATCATTTTATGATCTTTTAAAGTTCTGTAAGTACTTCCAAATACAATGTTTACAGTCACTGGAGTAATATCGCCATGTTACTGTTGcttaaatttcattttaatattaaaataaaaaacagaaaaaagactAACCTGTGTCAATGAATAGAAACGAAATGGGTAAGAACGTCTGAGCTATACTCAGgaacttgcaaaaaaaaagactctcTTTGCTACAATTTAAGCCGTAGTCACGTAGTCTTTTATGaaagattaaaatatattaGGAATGTCTTCTTTATCACTGTTTGGCACACTACAGTCTGAACAAATATTTGAGTCACATCTTTCATACTTTTTTCTCCAGACTGAAAAAGCATGTTCCACTTTCACAACAGTGAAACTGATGACATACATggttaatgaaaaaaaaaaaaaggaagaagagttTCCCTTAGGTGATCATGGAATTTTAtgttcatcatcatacatcatcattatAAGCCGGCTGCATTTCCACACATGCTCCTTCAGGGCTTCATGATGCATCAACCTCATCATAAACCAGTTGAATCTGCACATGCTCCTTCAGGGCTTCATTCTCTCGGTACACGTAGAGCGGAGAGATTGTTGAATCTACTGTACGTGTGAGCTCACTTTGGCCTTCATCCTCAGCCAAGAGTTCATGAAGAGAAGTCACACAGGGGTCGTGCTCCTGCAGGACTGACGGGTAATGGGAGGCCGTTTTCTCAATACGTACGGAACGGCGTACTGGTGTGAAGAAACGGATTTCGTGGCCATTAACACGCCCTGGCCTCTGCTGGCTCCTTTTCCCACTAGACAAAAGGGATACATTTAAGCACCTCTTATTTCCTGGTAGTTTTGCATGCTTGATCACACACTAGGTATTGTTATACATAAAAATAGGCGTAACTTATGCTGGACACAACTGTTTGAAAGTGTAGTTTGTTAAGAAATCTTACAACAGTGCTATTGAATGCTCAATTCTGACTGGCAAGACGGTGCTGATTAATTTAGCcaattaataaattttttttaaaaatggtacaAATTGGAAAGTTAATGGTATTcgcagaataaaacacttcagggcgtGCTGTGATGGGAAAACAGCATACCCcccaagtgtttcattccttatttATATAATAGCTCGTGGCAGAAACTGAACTAAAGCTGATGatgtaaaatacagcatttaattttcattttttgtcCAAAGCATGTTTCAAAGCAAAGTTACGCCCATGTCAATGGAGAATGATAATATACCCAGGAGTAGCCGTGatcttatattttattacagacgAGTCTCTTTTCTCTCCACGGATCAGTGCGCCGACAGGTTTAGGAGTGCACGCGTTGAAACTGTGTTCCCCATCTTCACCGCTGCAtacatcattctctctctctgaacatGAACCTAAAAATGTTGGCAAGATGATTAACCTCTCTCTATTGGTGTATTAAAATCACCTCTTTTAACACACTGTGATTACTTTGTGGTATTCTAATATGTATAAATTGGAAAAGAACAATCTAGAAAAGGAAGAGACCATTTCTTGTTTTACCTTTTGCTTCTTTCTTCTTAAGGATCTCAAAAACCACAGAGCGGAGTTCATCAAcaggctgttaaaaaaaaaataggccaAAAAAGTTAGTATTAACTAGCTAGATAAGAAACTTTTGTTTAGATTTGATCAGTaaaaaaatgtaagtgtaaGGTTATATAATCAAATCAAGATTTGTAATAgtaacaagggtttttaaagcCTCTAACTTAACAAAAAGGTTTTCAGCGGTCACTACATTATTTTGCTTCTCTGACAATTCTACATGATGCAAAGTATCTAATAATACTagctattaaaataaattaaaaaatgagcTGATGTAGCTGCATTGAGTATTTccttaaaaataaacttttttgttACACATATACCACATTtatgtggggggaggggggagataATAGGCATTCTTAAGCGATTTAAAAGCAGCCGTGCGCATTTCACTTTCGCTCTCGAATTAGCGATAATTCGGGAcggcaattgcttgaatggtgggttcattcttattattaatgaaaaacacaaccacAACAACGAAACAGTACAGTGACAAACTCGCTTCTATTAAACTAAATCTTCCGCCATcatcttgtcagtcagctcgcctcacctCCGTCAAACGAAAACTGaatcctgctgatctgtgctgcgactctgactcATTCGGCATATGCGGAATCGAGCAGATGCTTTTGGTTTTTAATAGCGTCCGTTCTGttactgaactaaatgattgttattactataaaaaatgCTAAACGTGGGTGCGGTGCCGCAGTGAgcaagtgatgtaatcagtGTGTGGCCAAACACCGTGCAACACCGGTGACAAGCTGGAGCTTATGCAATTAATTATATTTCTAATGACATTACAGTGGGGAAGATTACTACTGACTATCAAAGTTCATGTTTATAGTTTGTGTTTAGTTATATGTCAAACTAAC of Ictalurus punctatus breed USDA103 chromosome 22, Coco_2.0, whole genome shotgun sequence contains these proteins:
- the LOC108255376 gene encoding uncharacterized protein LOC108255376, giving the protein MVTHEQVTAYLEVSGGKYAKIEPKRPAGTHQLVVKSSQRSAPGLTVYKVPRQDKSVVMAFCFKLKENMYYPVVERDPATEKAIVKVVGPINQPFEGFPEKYLFKIGTNNEYGSLCSVAEPNQYLSVSEEVITLSTNPYLQFRISLNKQANRMASTNFVLPKFRPLDHHRLMRNHRRRKTGKYQKSCSNTSIHTPVPSSSGHLL